The Desulfovibrio sp. G11 region CCAGGGCATCCTGCGGCTGACGGCGAGCCGCCGTGCGTAACGCTTCAAACATGCCGGCATAGGAGGGACGCCCCGCAAAAAGATTGGCCTCGCGGCCCAGGTTGGCTCCGGAATGCGCATCTGAATTGGATACAAGGGCGTAGCCATCGAGCTGACTGACCAGGCGGTTCATCTCCGGGTCGGAAGAAAGGCCGGTTTCAAGGGCAAAAATATGTTCCGAAAGGTCGCCGTAGCAGTCGGTCAGGCGGTCAAAGCCGGACTTGGAGCCAAAAAGCGCGAACCAGGGGGTCCATATATGGGCGGGAATCATCACGGAGTCTTCGGCGCATTCCAGCATGATCTCCAGCAGGTCGCGCGAGTCAAGGCCGAGAATGGGCCTTCCGTCCGAGTGCAGGTTGCCGATCTGCTCGAGGCGCAGCGAAAGCCTTTCGGCATCTTCAAGCGTGCGTACGAAAATGAGATTATGTACCTTGCGCACCTTGCCGTGCCGTTTGTAGATGGAGCTGATCTCGGCCTGAAGCATGAAAAGCGGCTTTTCGGCACTGCCGTCGCCCATATGCCCGCCGGCCATGACATCAAGCTCTTCCGGCTCTCCTTTGAGGCGGTACAGGCCGCTGGATTCGTCCAGCTCAAGCTGCTCTGAAAGTTCCGCCCGCCACTGCGGATGGGTGAAGTCGCCCGTGCCAAGAACGCCGATGCCTTTGCAGCGCGCCCACGCGGCCAGATGGCGGGCATTGAGGGCCTTGCTGGTGGCACGGGAAAAACGGGAATGGATGTGCAGGTCGGCTATGAAATTCATATGCGGTTCTCTGTCATGATGCGGTGAAAAGAGCACTGTCGCCGGCATCGTTCCGGCTCAGCCAGGGGCAAAAGCGCAGCGCTTCGGCTGTCCACAGCGGCTTGGCATCGGGAGAATCGCCGTGCAGGCACAATGGTGCTTCAAGTACCGTGTCGTGGACCGCATTTTTGCGTGATTCTACCAATATTCGCAGGGCAGGGCCGCCCGCGCGGGCATGCACGGGCAGAATACGCCTGATCCCAAAGCGGGCCGCCTGCATGGCGGCGCACAGCTGCGGCAGGGCGCGAGCGTCATGAATACAGAAGAAATATCCCTGATGGCGCAACAGCATGGCGGCGGCACGGCAGAATGTATCCAGCACCTTTTCTCCGCCAGCGGTGTTGCCGTTTCCGCGCAGGGCGCGCTCTCGCATGGCCCGGGGCGAAGGGCGGCCCCCGGTATCGTACGGGGGGTTGGCCATGACGATGTGCTGGTTTCCGGCCAGTCGTCTTGCGCCCGCCGGGCTGGCTTGCGTATGCGGTAGCGCAGGAACGGCAAGGGCGGCCAGAGCTGACCTGTCGGCGATGTCCAGCATGGCAAAGCGCGCTTGCCCGGACGGAGCGGTCACCCCGTCAAGCCCGTCCAGACTCGCCGTCATATCTGGCAGATCGGATACATCGGGCAGGCCGACATGGCCGGACAAGCCCAACAGGCGAGCATTGCGCCGCGCCGCCTGTACCAGCGGCTCTTCACGCTCAAGACCCAGCCCCGCCACCTGCGGGCAGCGCAGGGCCAGGGCCAGCAAGGCCGCGCCACAGCCGCTGCCAAGCTCCGCAACAGGCACAGGGGTCAGTCCGGGAGACCGCGCAAGGGATCCGCCAGCCGCGTATCTGTGTTTTTTTGCTTCCAGATGCCGCGTAACAAAGGCTGCCAGCAACAGCGCGTCCGCACCAAAGCGAAGGCTGCCCTCGGGCTGTTCCAGCCCGGCCGGAAAGCGCGCCCGGGCGCTCATGACATCATGTGGCGCGGCATATTGCGTCATCGTCACTGTGTGCCGCCGTGTTGCGGACGTACCTTGTGTTGCGCGCCGGGCAGCGGCCTTTGCTGCCGCCCGGGCATATTCCATATTGCTTACAGCAATGAGCCGTCCCAGTTGAACAGGCTTTCGCGCCGCATGTCGGGCAGGCTGGCTGGCGGGTTTTCCTGCATGTGCGCAAAAAATCCGTAGCCCGCGGCGGCCATTTCCTGCCTTTTGGCGGTGAGGTCAAGAGGCCAGCCGGGATATATCCAGATATTGCCGCCGTACTGCCGCGCCCAGAAAGGCTCGCCCTTGGGACTCAGGAACGGCTCGTTGGTCTTGACGCCAAGCAGGCCGAAACGGCTCAGTCCCACAGGCCAGAAGCCGGAAAGCACCGCGCCAAGGGGCAAGGGGCTTTGGCGGGGCAGGGCCAGCATTTCTTCACGCGGCAGTTCCGGGCTTACAAACGCTCCTGTAAAGCCCATGCCTGCCAGTATGCCCAGGGCAGGGGCATTGGCCGCGTTGCAGAACGGCCCCACCAGCAGATCGGCGTTTTCGTCCAGACTGTCGGGGAACAGGCCGCGCTGCCACGGCTCGTTACAGACAAAGTGACGCGCACCGTCACGCCAGAGGTGCGCAACGCTGCGGCGCAGGGTTTCTTCTTCGCCGGGCCAGACCACGGGCGGCAGCCACCAGCAGATGCGCTGCACCACCGTGCGCGAGATGTCGGCGCTGCGGGGCGAAAGCCAGAGGGCCTGCAACTGGTTTTTACCGCCGCGCATGTCTTTGCCCTGCGGAATGCTGGAGCGGACGTACATGTCCGGGCGGGGTCTCGGCCTGACGGGTGCAGGCATACGCGGGCTGGATTCCACGGCCTTGCTCTGGCGGCCGGGAAACTGGTCAAGGCGTGCCTGCCAGCTTTTGAGAATGCGCATAAGCTCCGGCTCGCGCCGGTCAATAAGAAAAACGGACGTGCCCGCTTTGGGCGTTTTGTGCTTGGGCAGGCGCATGATGAGGCTGCCGCCTTTGGGAATACGCCTTGTCACGGGCAGGGTGGCATGCCAGCGCTCGTCTTCCACGCCCACGCGCAGGTAGTCCTGCGGCAGCAGTTCCAGGTGGGGTTTCAGCACCACGCTGCCGTCCTGCTCGATGCGCAGTTTGCCCGCCAGAAGGCCGGAACTGGTCTGGCCGTCGGGCGTGGTAGGCACGGTATTGTCTTTCTGCGGCAAAAAACGTGCCCGGGTGGCCGGACGGCCCAGGGCCATCTGAAGGATTTCTTCAGCGGTCTTGCGGGCCTTGGGGTCGCCGGGATTATCACGCAGCATGCGATAGGCCGTGACCACATGATAAACGTAGTGCGGCCCTTTCTTGCGTCCTTCAATCTTCCAGGAAACGAGGTGGGGGATGTCCAGCAGTGTTTTGGCAAGCACGTCAAGGGAAAGGTCAAGGCAGGAAAACCAGCGCCCGCTGTGTTCCTTGCGGCCGGGACCGCGCATGCTTCCCTGCCGGCCGGAGCGCCCCCGGCCATGGGCAAGGGCGGCGGCTTCATTGCGGTCATGTCGTCCATCACGGCGGCCGTCGCCACGGTCGCGGGTGTCACGTGAACCCCGGCGATCCTTGCGCGCGATATCCATGCGGGACTGTTCCTGCCGGGCGCGGTCCATTTCTTCCCGTTCCGCATTGCGGACAAGGGCCAGCGCAGCGGGGCCGCCCTGGCGGTAGACGCGGCGGCAAGGCTGCACACAACGGCCGCG contains the following coding sequences:
- a CDS encoding peptidase U32 family protein, whose protein sequence is MSDSSIIPASGAVTVPTPARPEILAPAGDTPSFLAALAAGADAIYLGLKHFSARMQAENFGLTELSRLTDLAHAENARVYVAMNTLIKPDEPAAAYRLTKRLATQVRPDGLIVQDLAILDLARQAGFEGGIFLSTLANLTHPDALVEAKKLGASRVILPRELSIDEIRLMGEACPEGLDLECFVHGALCYCVSGRCYWSSYMGGKSGLRGRCVQPCRRVYRQGGPAALALVRNAEREEMDRARQEQSRMDIARKDRRGSRDTRDRGDGRRDGRHDRNEAAALAHGRGRSGRQGSMRGPGRKEHSGRWFSCLDLSLDVLAKTLLDIPHLVSWKIEGRKKGPHYVYHVVTAYRMLRDNPGDPKARKTAEEILQMALGRPATRARFLPQKDNTVPTTPDGQTSSGLLAGKLRIEQDGSVVLKPHLELLPQDYLRVGVEDERWHATLPVTRRIPKGGSLIMRLPKHKTPKAGTSVFLIDRREPELMRILKSWQARLDQFPGRQSKAVESSPRMPAPVRPRPRPDMYVRSSIPQGKDMRGGKNQLQALWLSPRSADISRTVVQRICWWLPPVVWPGEEETLRRSVAHLWRDGARHFVCNEPWQRGLFPDSLDENADLLVGPFCNAANAPALGILAGMGFTGAFVSPELPREEMLALPRQSPLPLGAVLSGFWPVGLSRFGLLGVKTNEPFLSPKGEPFWARQYGGNIWIYPGWPLDLTAKRQEMAAAGYGFFAHMQENPPASLPDMRRESLFNWDGSLL